From the Kitasatospora viridis genome, one window contains:
- the ilvC gene encoding ketol-acid reductoisomerase produces MAELFYEDDADLSIIQGRKVAVIGYGSQGHAHALSLRDSGVDVRVGLKPESKSRAAAEEAGLRVVTPAEAAAEADVIMILVPDPIQSDVYEADIAPNLKAGDALFFGHGLNIRFGFIKPPADVDVCMVAPKGPGHLVRRQYEEGRGVPCIVAVEQDATGGAFALALSYSKGIGGTKAGVIKTTFTEETETDLFGEQAVLCGGTAALVKAGFETLVEAGYQPEIAYFECLHELKLIVDLMYEGGLEKMRWSVSETAEWGDYVTGPRIITADTKAEMKKVLAEIQDGTFANTWIAEYKAGLPKYNEYKQADSDHLLETTGRELRKLMSWVKNA; encoded by the coding sequence GTGGCCGAGCTGTTCTACGAAGACGACGCCGACCTGTCCATCATCCAGGGCCGCAAGGTCGCGGTCATCGGCTACGGCAGCCAGGGCCACGCCCACGCGCTGTCGCTGCGCGACTCGGGCGTGGACGTGCGGGTCGGCCTGAAGCCGGAGTCCAAGTCGCGGGCCGCCGCCGAGGAGGCCGGTCTGCGCGTGGTCACCCCCGCCGAGGCCGCGGCCGAGGCCGACGTCATCATGATCCTGGTGCCGGACCCGATCCAGTCCGACGTCTACGAGGCGGACATCGCGCCCAACCTGAAGGCGGGCGACGCCCTGTTCTTCGGCCACGGCCTGAACATCCGCTTCGGCTTCATCAAGCCCCCGGCGGACGTCGACGTCTGCATGGTCGCCCCGAAGGGCCCGGGCCACCTGGTCCGCCGCCAGTACGAGGAGGGCCGCGGCGTCCCGTGCATCGTGGCGGTCGAGCAGGACGCCACCGGCGGCGCCTTCGCGCTGGCGCTGTCCTACTCCAAGGGCATCGGCGGCACCAAGGCCGGCGTCATCAAGACCACCTTCACCGAGGAGACCGAGACCGACCTGTTCGGCGAGCAGGCCGTGCTCTGCGGCGGCACCGCCGCCCTGGTCAAGGCCGGTTTCGAGACCCTGGTCGAGGCCGGCTACCAGCCGGAGATCGCCTACTTCGAGTGCCTGCACGAGCTCAAGCTGATCGTCGACCTGATGTACGAGGGTGGCCTGGAGAAGATGCGCTGGTCGGTCTCCGAGACCGCCGAGTGGGGCGACTACGTCACCGGCCCGCGGATCATCACCGCCGACACCAAGGCCGAGATGAAGAAGGTCCTGGCCGAGATCCAGGACGGCACCTTCGCCAACACCTGGATCGCCGAGTACAAGGCGGGCCTGCCGAAGTACAACGAGTACAAGCAGGCGGACTCCGACCACCTGCTGGAGACCACCGGCCGCGAGCTGCGCAAGCTGATGAGCTGGGTCAAGAACGCCTGA
- the ilvN gene encoding acetolactate synthase small subunit produces MSSKHTLSVLVENKPGVLARIAALFSRRGFNIDSLAVGPTEHPDISRMTIVVNVEDLPLEQVTKQLNKLVNVIKIVELDQSAAIQRELVLVKVRADNESRSQVVEIVQLFRAKTVDVSPDAVTIEATGSSDKLEAMLRMLEPFGIKELVQSGLVAIGRGARSITDRSLRALDRSA; encoded by the coding sequence ATGTCCTCCAAGCACACCCTCTCCGTCCTGGTCGAGAACAAGCCCGGCGTGCTGGCCCGCATCGCCGCACTGTTCTCCCGGCGGGGCTTCAACATCGACTCCCTCGCCGTCGGCCCGACCGAGCACCCGGACATCTCCCGGATGACGATCGTGGTCAACGTCGAGGACCTGCCGCTTGAGCAGGTCACCAAGCAGCTCAACAAGCTGGTCAACGTGATAAAGATCGTCGAGCTCGACCAGTCCGCTGCGATCCAGCGGGAACTGGTCCTGGTCAAGGTCCGGGCGGACAACGAGTCCCGGTCCCAGGTCGTCGAAATCGTGCAGCTCTTCCGCGCCAAGACCGTGGACGTGTCGCCGGACGCCGTGACCATCGAGGCGACCGGCAGCTCCGACAAGCTGGAGGCGATGCTGCGGATGCTGGAACCGTTCGGCATCAAGGAGCTGGTGCAGTCCGGCCTGGTGGCGATCGGCCGCGGTGCGCGCTCGATCACCGACCGGTCGCTGCGCGCGCTCGACCGCAGCGCCTGA